CATAGAAAATTTCTACCTGCGGCAAACAATCTTTAAGGCGTTTATAATTTCTTCTTATTATCTCTCTTGAGGCTATAAGTAAAGGAGTGCCATACTTGCCGACACAATTTAAGATTGCTTTTTCCTCAATATCCCAACCTTCTATTATCTGGATAGTCTTTGATTCAGACAACTCAATCATTTTTTAGAACGATTCCTCTTAATAGTTGACTATAAGGCTGGCTGAAGATTAGTGCTATAATTTTAGGGGTGGCAAACCACTGTTGTGAGTAGTCTCTGGATAATATGCTCCCCTTCCCATCCATTGTGAAGGGAAATCATTTAAGGAAACCTAAAAAATGGGCCTAAACGCTATCTCTTAATGGGATGGTCTCGGAGATGACCTCACCAAGGTAAATGCCACTCAACTTCCATAAGTTGGGCCCCCGATGCCGGCGTTTATCAAGGCACCATCAAAGGCATTTAGAGGAGTATAACCTTCTGCAGAACCGCTGGCCAAGAAGAAACCCTTTGGCAACTCGCCAAATACCACTTTATACCCTCAGGAGCCCTGAATCGGTCAAGACCAGAGGGGGTCTGGGAAACAAGCTGCCGTTTTTGGGATCGAGCTCCCCCCGCCTCATCTCCACCGTAGAGACCGAATCCGCCCTCAGTTGCCTTTTGATGTAGTCATGGGCCTTCCAAGGGTCCACCTCATCCCCGCAGGTGAAGATATCCACGGCGGCATACCGGAACTCCGGCCACGTATGAATGGCGAAATGGGACTCTGCAATCACCACCACGCCACTGATCCCATGGGGATTGAAGAGATGAAAAACGCTTCCTACTACCGTGGCCCCACTCACCAGGGCGGCACCGTTCATGATCTTTTCGACCACCTCCCTGTTGTTCAGGACCCCTTCATCACACCCGAAGAGTTCCGCCAAAAGGTGTCTTCCTAATGCATTCAATTATCCACCCCCCTTTTAAGCTTTGATGGTGAAAGGTCTAAAGATTGGGTGTTGTCGAAACACCCACCCCCAAAAACCCCATTTAAAAGGAGGGGGGGGAGGTGATCCAGAGGACCACCGCCTCCCCCTGGCCCGCATTCAAAATTTGATGGACCCTGTTGGCCGTAAAATAGAAGCAGTTCCCCTCCTCAGCGCAGTAGGAGTTGTCCCCCAATCGAATGTTCACCTTTCCCTTAATGATATAGCCCATCTCCTCCCCGGGGTGAGGATCTTCTTCCTCTGTCTTTTCCCCTGGTTTCAAGGTCAGTTTGACCGGCTCCATACTCCTATTGGCAGAGCCAGGGACCAGTAGTTCAAAGGCGGCTACCCCATTCCTCTTAATCCTGATCTTGTCCTCTTTTTTAAAGACTATCCTCTCCTCCACCATCTCCTTGAAGAACTGGGATAGATCTATATCCAAGGCATCCAAGATCTGAATAAGACTATCCAGGGAAATGGAGGTGAGATCTCGCTCCATCTGCGAGATAAACCCCTTTGTCAGTTCAGCCCTCTCGGCCAGCTCCTCCTGAGTCAAGGAGCTTAGTTGCCTTAGGCTTTTTATCTTTTCCCCTATTTTCAAAGGTCTTTGTTAAAAAAGAAAAAAGTTTAATAAAATAAACTGTGGTATTATAGATACAAGGAAATTTTTGTCAAGCATTTTTTAATGTAACCTTTGTTTTATCTTGGAAGGCAACCCTTCTCTTTTTATTAGCATATTTTAAAGTAAGATATGTCATAATAAAATTGGCGAGAATTTCTCTTTGACATTTGGCTTTCATCAAGCTATATAGGTCGTCAAATAAGGAGATGAAGAAAAAGACCTTGCTGTACAGAGATGCCGGTGTGGATATCGAAGCAGGGGAGAGGTTTGTGCAGTTGATAAGACCCTTGGCCCAGCGCACCTTCACGCCGGGGGTGAAGGGGGATATAGGGGGTTTTGCCGCCCTCTTCGCCCCAGACTTATCGGCCTATAGGCACCCTGTGCTGGTCGCCACCACCGATGGGGTGGGGACTAAGTTGAAGGTGGCCTTTATGATGGGGAAGTACGACACCATCGGCATAGACCTGGTGGCCATGTGCGTCAATGATTTGGTGGTGACAGGGGCTGCCCCCCTCTTCTTCCTCGACTATCTTGCCACTTCCCAACTTGACTTAGAAAAGGGGGTGGAGATAATGAAGGGGATATCACAGGGGTGTCTGGAGGCGGGGTGTGCCTTGGTGGGGGGGGAGACAGCGGAGATGCCCGGCTTTTATAAAAAGAGGGAGGTTGAGATGGCCGGTTTTGCCCTCGGGGTGGTGGAGGAGGAGAAGATCGTCGATGGTACTTCCGTCCTTCCTGGGGACAGGATCATCGGTCTGGCCTCACAGGGCCTGCACAGCAACGGCTACTCCCTGGCCAGGAATGTTCTCTTGGAGGAGATGAAATTGAGACTGGAGGATAAGGTCGCCGGCCTGGAAACGACTTTGGGGGAAGAACTGTTGCGACCGACCCGCATCTATGTCGAGCCGATCCTCTCCCTTCTGCAGAACTTTAACATCAAAGGGATGGCCCACATCACCGGTGGGGGGATGCCGGGAAACATCCAGAGGATCCTTCCCCCTGGGTGTAAGGCGGTGGTAGAAAAAGGGGGGTGGGAGATACCCCCTATATTTAAGTTGATAGAAAAAGGGGGAGTCCCTGAGAAGGAGATGTGGAGGACCTTCAACAATGGTGTGGGGATGGTGATGGTGGTGGAGTCTTCCAGGGCGGAAGAAGTCTGCCAAAAGGCCCGGAAATTGGGTGAGGGGGCCTTCTCTATAGGGGAGATCGTCACTGGGGAGGGGGTGGAGGTTGTATAAGGGGAAAAGGGTATTGGTGAGCGCCTGTTTGGTAGGGGTCAGGTGCAGGTTTGACAGGGGGGAAAAGAGGGATCCCGCAGTCCTGAGGGCATTGAAGGGGAAGGTCTTCATCCCCATCTGTCCGGAACAGTTGGGGGGACTTCCTACCCCTAGACCACAGGCAGCGATAGAGGAGGGAGATGGTCTCCTGATCCTGGAAGGGAAGGGTAGGGTGGTCAATGAACAGGGGGAGGACGTTACCGAAAACTTCCTTCGGGGGGCGCAACAGACCCTAAATATCGCCAGGTTGACCAGGGCCGAGGCAGCCATCCTAAAGGAGAGGAGTCCTTCCTGCGGGGTGGAGAAGATCGTACGGGACGGTGAGGTAGCGAAGGGGACAGGGGTGACAGCAGCCCTTCTGATGAGAGAGGGTCTGCAGGTGATCAGCGAGGAAAGGGTTAAGGGATGACCTTTATGGGAACCGAGGAACTCATCTTTGGCCTAATCGGAGGACTGGGGCTCTTTTTCATCGGGATGAGGTTCATGTCCGAGGGGCTCCAGAAGGCCGCAGGGGACAGGCTGAGGAAGATCCTGGAGACCCTCACCAACAATCGGGTGGTGGCGGCCTTTATAGGGCTTGCAGTCACCTCCATCATACAGAGCAGCAGCGCCACCACGGTGATGACCGTCAGCTTTGTCAATGCGGGCCTCATGACCTTGAATCAGGCCATTGGGATCATCATAGGGGCCAACATCGGGACCACCATCACCGCGCAGATCATCGCCTTTAAGATCCACCACTATGCCCTGCCAGCCATCGGGCTGGGGGTGGGATTGCGGCTTTTTGCCAGAGGCAACATGTGGAGGTCCATCGGAGAGGTCATTATGGGGTTTGGGATGCTCTTTTTCGGCCTTGCCATTATGAAGGGCGCCATGAGCCCCTTGAAGGATTCCCCAGTGGTCAGGGAGATCTTCATCAAGTTCGACGGCAACCCCCTCTTAGGGGTCTTGGTCGGAACCATCTTTACCATCATGATGCAGAGCAGCAGCGTCACGGTCGGAGTTATCATGACCCTGGCAGCCTCGGGGCTGCTTTCGTTCTACGGGAGCGTTGCCCTGATCTTAGGGGACAACATCGGCACCACCATCACCGCCCAGTTGGCCAGCATTGGGACCAACACCGCTGCCAGGAGGACCGCCCAGGCCCACACCCTCTTTAACGTCTTCGGCGTCCTCTATATCTTGCTGCTCTTCCCCTTTTTCCTCAAATTGGTAGACTGGCTGTCCCTTGGAGACCCCGACCTCCTGGTCAAGACGGCGGCGCAGGCCAAAGGGTTTGGCATGGAATTGGGGGATAAGCCCTATATTGCACGCCATATCGCCAATGCCCACACCCTGTTCAACGTGGTCAACACATTGATTTTTCTGCCCCTATTGGGGGTATTGGCCAGGATATCAAATTGGATAATCCCCCAACGGAGGGAGGAAGAGGAGCAGTTTCACCTGGTGTATCTCAATACAAAATTTGTGGACTCCCCGCCCATGGCCATAGAGCAGG
The sequence above is a segment of the Deltaproteobacteria bacterium genome. Coding sequences within it:
- a CDS encoding cupin domain-containing protein — protein: MKIGEKIKSLRQLSSLTQEELAERAELTKGFISQMERDLTSISLDSLIQILDALDIDLSQFFKEMVEERIVFKKEDKIRIKRNGVAAFELLVPGSANRSMEPVKLTLKPGEKTEEEDPHPGEEMGYIIKGKVNIRLGDNSYCAEEGNCFYFTANRVHQILNAGQGEAVVLWITSPPSF
- a CDS encoding Na/Pi cotransporter family protein, producing the protein MTFMGTEELIFGLIGGLGLFFIGMRFMSEGLQKAAGDRLRKILETLTNNRVVAAFIGLAVTSIIQSSSATTVMTVSFVNAGLMTLNQAIGIIIGANIGTTITAQIIAFKIHHYALPAIGLGVGLRLFARGNMWRSIGEVIMGFGMLFFGLAIMKGAMSPLKDSPVVREIFIKFDGNPLLGVLVGTIFTIMMQSSSVTVGVIMTLAASGLLSFYGSVALILGDNIGTTITAQLASIGTNTAARRTAQAHTLFNVFGVLYILLLFPFFLKLVDWLSLGDPDLLVKTAAQAKGFGMELGDKPYIARHIANAHTLFNVVNTLIFLPLLGVLARISNWIIPQRREEEEQFHLVYLNTKFVDSPPMAIEQARSETVRMGGISLAMVDGVMEALFANTTKGLEQVRKKEGVVDLLQREIISFLVRTSQGSLSPENSREINSIIHMVNNIERVGDHAENLCGLVERKVRLKLPFTEQATADIREIYSVSREFLELVINGIRERNRYIKPEADAYEERVNYLEDSMREGHIGRLNNGICGVDPGLVFIDMLTNFEKIGDQCFNIAEAVVGIK
- a CDS encoding DUF523 domain-containing protein — translated: MYKGKRVLVSACLVGVRCRFDRGEKRDPAVLRALKGKVFIPICPEQLGGLPTPRPQAAIEEGDGLLILEGKGRVVNEQGEDVTENFLRGAQQTLNIARLTRAEAAILKERSPSCGVEKIVRDGEVAKGTGVTAALLMREGLQVISEERVKG
- a CDS encoding S-adenosylmethionine decarboxylase proenzyme, which codes for MNALGRHLLAELFGCDEGVLNNREVVEKIMNGAALVSGATVVGSVFHLFNPHGISGVVVIAESHFAIHTWPEFRYAAVDIFTCGDEVDPWKAHDYIKRQLRADSVSTVEMRRGELDPKNGSLFPRPPLVLTDSGLLRV
- a CDS encoding phosphoribosylformylglycinamidine cyclo-ligase, with the translated sequence MKKKTLLYRDAGVDIEAGERFVQLIRPLAQRTFTPGVKGDIGGFAALFAPDLSAYRHPVLVATTDGVGTKLKVAFMMGKYDTIGIDLVAMCVNDLVVTGAAPLFFLDYLATSQLDLEKGVEIMKGISQGCLEAGCALVGGETAEMPGFYKKREVEMAGFALGVVEEEKIVDGTSVLPGDRIIGLASQGLHSNGYSLARNVLLEEMKLRLEDKVAGLETTLGEELLRPTRIYVEPILSLLQNFNIKGMAHITGGGMPGNIQRILPPGCKAVVEKGGWEIPPIFKLIEKGGVPEKEMWRTFNNGVGMVMVVESSRAEEVCQKARKLGEGAFSIGEIVTGEGVEVV